Proteins from one Telopea speciosissima isolate NSW1024214 ecotype Mountain lineage chromosome 1, Tspe_v1, whole genome shotgun sequence genomic window:
- the LOC122670695 gene encoding uncharacterized protein LOC122670695: protein MSAETITTSPSLDLSSPYHLHHSDNPGTVLVSTPLNGDNYPTWRRAMRMALFAKNKMMFVDGTLPRPTSPPSAIQVWDRYNFMVLSWILNVLHHTIADSVIYSETASSVWQDLEERFSRSNAPRVFHLKRSIATVQQGTDSLSAYFTRLKILWDELASYIVIPTCSCGAPFNFSTVNQQEKVYQF, encoded by the coding sequence ATGTCTGCTGAAACGATCACCACCTCACCCTCCCTTGATCTGTCGTCTCcttaccacctccaccactcaGACAACCCCGGCACCGTCCTTGTTTCTACACCTCTTAATGGTGACAATTACCCAACTTGGCGTCGCGCCATGCGCATGGCCCTATTCGCCAAAAATAAGATGATGTTTGTCGACGGCACCCTTCCCCGTCCTACGTCTCCACCCTCTGCGATTCAAGTTTGGGATCGCTACAACTTCATGGTGCTCTCTTGGATCTTAAACGTCCTTCATCACACCATTGCCGATAGCGTTATCTACTCTGAAACCGCTTCCTCAGTATGGCAGGACCTTGAGGAACGTTTTTCCAGGAGCAATGCGCCTCGAGTCTTTCATCTGAAGCGTTCTATTGCTACTGTTCAACAAGGGACCGATTCCCTATCTGCTTACTTCACCCGGCTGAAGATTCTCTGGGACGAGCTTGCCTCATACATCGTCATTCCCACCTGCTCATGTGGTGCTCCTTTCAATTTTAGTACGGTTAACCAACAAGAGAAGGTGTATCAATTTTAA